The nucleotide window TCTGGAGGACAGTCAGGAACTGATTAAAACCGCCCGTAAGCTGACCCGGTCCGATATTGGCGGCCTGATGAAAATCAGTGACCAACTGGCCGATCTTAATTACCGGCGTTTCCATGACTTTTCTGTGCCCTTCAATCCGGCCAATGCCCGGCCGGCGATCTATGCCTTCAAGGGGGATACCTATGTGGGGCTGGACGCGGAAACACTGAGCAAAGAAGACCTGAAATTTGCCCAGGATCACCTGCGCATCCTGTCCGGTCTTTACGGCCTGTTGCGCCCGCTGGACCTGATGCAGGCCTACCGCCTGGAAATGGGCAGCCGGCTGCAGAACCCGCGCGGGCGCAATCTGTATGAATTCTGGGGTAATACTCTGTCCGAAGGGATTAACGAGGCCCTGGCCGGCGACAAGGAGCCTGTCCTGGTCAATTGCGCGTCCCAGGAATATTTCAAGGCGGTCAAGCCCAAGGCGCTGAAGACCCGTGTCATCACACCGGTTTTCAAGCAGGTCAAGGAAGGTCATGCCCGCTCACTGGGCATGATGGCCAAACGAGCCCGGGGCATGATGGCCCGCTATGTTATCCAGAACCGGATCAAGGATCCGGAAGAGCTCAAAAAATTTGATATGGACGGCTATAAATTCCAGCCGACCCTGTCCGATCACCAGACCTTTGAATTTCACAAGATAACCGGTTAGAGCCGCTTTTATGGTCGATAACCTCTGGTTTTTTGCTCTTGCGGTACCGTTGGTACTGTTAACGGGTATATCTAAAGGGGGGTTTGCCAACGGACTGGGCAGTATCACCGTACCCATGATGGCGGTATTGATTGATCCGCGGCAGGCGGCGGCGATCATGCTGCCCATCCTCTGTATTATGGATATTCTGGCGCTGTGGCAGTATCGCAAGGTCTGGGATCCGACCAGCCTGAAAATCATGATCCCCGGGGCGCTGATCGGTATCGGTATCGGCACCCTGACTTTTCATATGATGAGTGTGGACATGCTGCGCCTGATCGTCGGCGTTATGGCGCTCTATTTTGTACTCAATTTCTGGTACGGGAAATTCCGGAAAATCGAAATCGGGGCAAAAGATCACAATGCGGCCAAAGGCAGTTTTTTCGGCATGCTGGCCGGTTTTACCAGTTTTGTCGCCCATGCCGGCGGTCCGCCGGTGGCGCTTTACCTGCTACCCCTGAGGATGGACAAAACCCTGCTGGTCGGCACGTCTGTGGTTTTCTTTACCGTCGTCAATTACACCAAGCTGATCCCCTATGCCTGGCTTGGCCAGTTGTCTCTGGGTAATCTGACCACCTCCCTGATCCTGCTGCCGCTGGCGCCGCTGGGTATATGGCTTGGCGCATGGCTGCATCACCATGCCTCAGACAAGCTGTTTTATATTTTCTTTTACGGGGTGTTGTTTGTGGTCGGCCTGAAGCTGACGGTGGAGGGCCTGACGGCCCTCCTGTAAAAATTCCGGCCTAGAAGGGGATCCAGTCCCGCTCCGGCGTCATATGCATATAGCCGAGGTTTGCGCCGGCCCGGAGGCCCACGCCGACCCGGATCGGGGCAATAATAATGTCACCGCGCTGCTGGTAGTTCATGCCGAGGCCGCCGATATAATAAAAGCTGCCTTCCACAGCCGGGAAACGCTGATAGATTTCATTGACGTCGTGCAGGTTATAGACCAGGGCAAAGACCCGGGAGGCATTGCCGCCGACATCGATACCGATGGACGGGCCTTTCCAGTAGAGACGGCTGTCACCCTCGATCTTGTGGGACAGGGTGCCGTCTCCGTAGCGCAGGCCGACAATAAGGGCGCCGCTGCCTTCGGTGCCGATGATATAGGCGTTCGGGCGGCCATTGTCCTTGAAGGCCTTTTCAATCAGTTTGGCCAGGGCTTCCGATCCACCACCCAGAAAGTCCGAGGCCGCGTTCATGACGCTTTTCTCGTCATAGGTATTGGCATAGTTGGTGCCGTCCTGGTTCTGGCGGTATTGGCTGCCGTCAACCGGTTCGTCGCCCTGACCGCTGCCGGCGCAGCCGGCAAGAAGCAATGCACTGACAATCAAAAACAGATTAAGAATTTTGGACATATTTTCCCCTGTGTTTATGTACTGGTTTTCTTAAGCACCCAATATGCAGGAAATATCCAGACGATACCTGCAACAAGATAACAGATCAACTGCAGGACAATATGGTCTGCAAAAAAGGCTTCAATGAGGCGTGAAACAAGAAGCGCATAGAGGGTAAGGCCGATCAGAATGATCAGGATACCGGAAAATTTTTTAAAGGATGGATACATGAAACAATAACTACATTAAGTTGACAAGTTTGAACAGCCAGATCATCAAATGAACGATCCCGTAAGCGGTCAGGCCGAAAAATGTGGCGATCAGCACAAACCGCAGGTGGGTTTTAAGGGAGGAGAAAAATTTCCGGGTTTCGGGGTTTGTCATCAACCGGATACCTTCTGTTTCTCACAGGCCATCCGAATGATCCTGATCGTATCATCCCAAAGGCCATAGTCAGGAAGATCGGCAAGAGGAACCCATCTGGCCTCTTTAGCGTCGTCACCGGCCCGGATCTCGCCGTTTTCATATCGGGCGGTATAGTCAATCAGTGTATAATGGTGGCGGATGCTGTTATTGTCGTCCCGGTCAATGAAATCCAGTGCATCCACCAGTTTCAGGTCGGTGAACCGGATTCCTGTTTCCTCCAGGACCTCCCGGGCTGCCGTTTCTTCCAGTGGTTCGCCCACATCCTGGGCACCGCCGGGGATCGACCACTGATTCAGTTTGGGTGGTTTCGAGCGCCGGATCAGCAGGACATTTTCCCCTTTGAAAACCACCACGCCGACAGCCACGATGGGCCGGTCCGGATAATCCCTTTTCATTCTTTGCGTCTCCTGTATTTTGGGACTATTGGAAATAATGAACCGTTTGGCAAGGATAAACACGGGAACAATTTATGTGCGGCAGATATTCCCTGGCCAGTGACGCCTATAAAAAATTTCTTGAATTTATGGGACTCTCCGACAACAGCCGGGTGCCATCCCGTTTTAATGTCGCGCCGTTGCAACCAATCCCGGTGATCCGCCTCAGCGGATCTGACAGGGACCAGGCGATCCGGCCCGAAAGCCCGCTGCCAGCGAAGGAGGTCGCCCTGATGCGCTGGGGACTGGTGCCGAACTGGGCAAAGGAATTACAGAAAGGCAAGCCGCTGATCAATGCCCGCAGCGAAACCATCGCCGACAAGCCGTCCTTCCGCAGCCCCTTTCGCCGCCGCCGCTGCCTGATCCCGGCGGACGGGTTTTATGAATGGAAAAAAAGTGGCGCCTCTCCGGTGCCCTATCATATCTGCCTGCCGGACCATGCCCCCTTTGCCTTTGCCGGAATCTGGGAAATCTGGATGGGCCCGCACGGGGAGGACTGGCTGGAGACGGTCAGCATTGTCACCAAGCCGGCCACAGGAAAAATAAGGGATATTCATAATCGCATGCCGGTGATGCCCCATCCTGATGATTATGACCTGTGGCTCAGGCCGGCCGATCCCCCGGACCGGCATATCTTTGACAAGCTGTCTACGGCACTGGAAGACCGGTTCGGTTATTACCGGGTTTCTCCCTATGTGAACAGCGCCCGCCATGACGGGCCCGTCTGCCGCGAACCGGCCACCGATCCGGAAGAGGACGGCAGGGGCCAGTTCGGTCTGTTCTGATTTCTGCTGTTTTAGCCGTCTATTTGTTCAAGAAAGGCGTTGATAGCGGCGACGCTCTGTTCTTCACGAAGGTCGGGTGTGTGGCCCCGGTGGGCGATGGTCACTCCTGTGAATTTCGGATGAAGCTCAGCCATTTTTTTGAGGGTTTCGGCAGACAGGATATCACTCAACTTACCGCGCAGGCAGAGGATGGGGATTTCCGCCAGACTCTGGAACAGCGGCCACATATCAACCGGCACGGCGGCTTCCTGGCTCTCCCGGACTGCAGTGCCCACATGCGGGTCATAGTCGGCAATGAGGGTGCCGTCTTCCTGCTGCCGGAAGGTATTGTCGGCGAATTTAAGCCAGTCTTCCTGGGTATAATCGGCAAAGTTGGCGCTGTTCATGGTTTTCAGGATATTGGCCGCCTGGCCCCAGCTGCGCACGGCGGCGGTTTTACCCACATAGGCCCAGATACGGTCGATCCCGGTCTGCTCGATGACCGGTCCCACATCATTCAGAACAATGGCCTTGACGCGATCCGGCTGGACCGCTGCCATGGCCATGCCGATCAATCCCCCCATGGAGGTGCCGACCACAACGACCCGGGGAATCGTCATATGATCCATCAGTTCGAACATGTCAGCCACATAGACGGGGATCTGATAGTTATGATATTCCGGGTCATAGTCCGATTTTCCCCGGCCGCGCACATCCATGCTGATCACGGGACGATCCTTTTGCATTATGCTGGCAAAATCATGGAAATCCTTGGAATTCCGGGTGATCCCGTGAATGCACAGCAGGGGCGTCTTGCGGCTGCCGCCGTTTTCATAGACGCGGTGATACAGCTTGAGACCGTCCCGTAATGTGTAGCGGTCTTCCCTGAAGTTCTTCTCACTCATATTTACACAGCCTCTGGAGTAGGGGGTTATTTTACAATACGTCCCGGATTCAGAATATTTATTGGATCCATGGTTTTCTTAAGGTTGCGCATCAGGTCAAGGGCGACGGGCGACTTGTAGCGGGTCAGTTCCTCCACCTTCAGCCGGCCAATGCCATGTTCGGCGCTGATGCTGCCGTCCAGATCATCAACAATGTCATGGACGACCTTGTTGATTTCCTCCCATCGTGCCAGATAGGCGGCCTTGTCGGCGCCTTCCGGCTGGGTCAGGTTGAAATGAATATTGCCGTCGCCGATATGGCCGAAAGGTACCGGGCGGATGCCGGGAATTGTTCTGTCCACGGCGGCGGTTGCCCGGTCCAGAAATTCGGGAATTTTCGAGACCGGCACGGCGATGTCATGCTTGATGCTGCCGCCTTCGAATTTCTGGACTTCCGACAGGTTTTCCCTCAGCGACCAGAGACTGTCCCGCTGCTGTTCGCTCTGGGCGATCACACCGTCCACGACCAGTTCATGTTCCATGGCGGTTTCCATGATCTGCTGGAAAAGGTTCTCCAGATCAAGGTGCTGCCTGTCCAGTGAAGAGGAACATTCCATCAGGATATACCAGTCATGGGCAGCTTCCAGTGGATCGGTGGCGTCCATATGACGGATCAGGAAATCAAGCCCGATGCGGGGTATGATTTCAAACGCCGTGATCAGGTCGCCGCTCATTTTCCGGGCCAGGGTCAGAAGCTCGATCGCGGCTTGGGGGGACGGGATGGCCAGCAGGGCTGTCTGCCGGTTGAGCGGACGCGGATAGAGTTTCAGGGTGGCGGCGGTGACAATGCCCAATGTACCTTCCGAACCAATGAAGAACTGCTTCAGGTCATAGCCGGTATTGTCTTTCCTGAGGCCTGTCAGGCCATCCCAGATTTGTCCGTCCGGCAGCACCACTTCAAGCCCCAGCACCAGGTCGCGGGTATTGCCGTACTTCAGCACCCCGACACCGCCGGCATTGCTGGAAATATTTCCGCCGATCTGGCAGGTGCCTTCCGAGGCAAGGCTGAGCGGAAAATAAAGATCCATTTCTTCCGCTATGATTTGCAGATCCGCAAGGATAATACCGGATTCCACGGTGATGGTCTGGTTCAGGGGATCACGCAGGCGTACCCTGTTCAGGCGTTTCAGGCTGATCAGGATTTCATTACCGCTCTCGTCGGGGATACCGCCGCCGACAAGGCCTGTGTTGCCGCCCTGGGGAACAAGGGTCAGACAGTTATCATGACAATATCTGACCAAGGCCGCCACCTTGTCGGTGCTGTCCGGCAATAACAACAAGGGAGTTTCGCCCTTATAGAGGTCGCGCCATTCCACAAGGTGGGGGGCCAGTATATCGGGGTCGTCCGACCAGCCGCCGGGACCGGCAATTTTCTTCAGCTCTTCCAGATGCTTGTTCGAAGGTTTTGTCATTCGCTTTCCCCATCCGGCCGGGGCGCAGCAGCCCGTTCCAGCCGGTCATTGATGGCCAGGCCAAGACCCTGCAGCGGGATAGGCATCACGGCGATTTCGGCAACACCCATGCCGTCCAGCTCCCTGAGCAGGGAAAATAGCTTGGCGGCCGCTTCCTGCAGGTTGCCGCTGGGGCTCAGGTTGCGCACAATGACGCTATCCTTGGGCACCGCCCGGCCAAACGCCAGTAGGGCCTCGCCCGGTTCGGCATGTGTCGCATTAAGCCGCAGGCGGGCATTTGGTGCATAATGGCTTTTTAACTGACCCGGAGCGACCGGGTTGTCTGCATTTTTGACCAGACGCACCGGCAGTCCGGCGACCAGTTCGATTTCTTTCGGCGTGATCGTGCCCGGTCTCAGAAGCAGGACTTCCTGACCGCTGACCTGGACAATGGTGGATTCAAGACCTTCCTCGCAGGGGCCGCCATCAAGGATCAGCGGGACTTCTTCTGCCGTAAATTCCCGGGCTACATGTTCTGCGGTGGTGGGGCTGATGCGCCCCGATTTGTTGGCGCTGGGGGCGGCAACCGGTCCGCCGAACGTGGTCAGAAGTTCATGGGCCATCCTGTGGCGGGGAACGCGAACGGCAACAGTATCAAGTCCGGCAGAAACCAGCGGGCTTAACGGACAATATTCTTTTCTGGGCAAGACAAGCGTGAAGGGGCCCGGCCAGAATTTTTCCGCCAGCCGGCGCGATGTGATATCAAGGGTAACATAGTCTTCGGCGCTTTCAAGGTCGGGGAAATGCACGATCAGCGGGTTGAACTTCGGCCGTTCCTTGGTTTCGAAAATAGCCGCCACAGCCGTGCCGTTGCAGGCATCGGCGCCCAGGCCGTAAACGGTCTCGGTCGGAAAGGAAACCAGTTTGCCCTGTCGCAGGTATTTGGCAGCCAGGGTAAAGTTCACGGAGCTGGCGGTATAGATATTGCTGTATTCCATATCTGTTCAGGTGTCTCGGCTCTTAGTCGCTTAAAACACTTGTTTCAAACGTACGAGTCATGTAAATTGACATTCAAACGATTGTTTGAATATTTGCCTTTTTGTTTTTCAGTGTACTACTGAATTTGGTTATTAACACGAAGAAAAACAGAGTGCCAGAGGCGTCAAACAGCAATCAGACAAGTTTTAGGAGATTTAGCGTTGGCAGAGTATGTTGCCCCGACCAGGGAAATTCGTTTTGTACTGGATCATGTTGTCGATCTGGCCGAGCTTGTGAAGCTTGAGCCGTTTCAGGAAATTACAGATGATCTTGTTCAGGCTGTTCTTGAAGAGGGCGGCAAATTCGCCGCTGAAAAACTTTCTCCCCTTTATGCTGTAGGTGACCGGCAGGGCAGTGTCCTGGACGGCGACAGCGTGAAGACGCCGGACGGTTTCAGGGAAGCCTATCAGGCCTATGTGGAGAACGGCTGGAATGGCATTTGCAGTCCTGTCGACTATGGCGGACAGGGCATGCCGCAGGTCATCGGCACCGCCGTACAGGAAATGATGGCGGGCGCTAACCAGGCTTTTACCCTCTGTCCGATTCTGGGGCAGGGTGCAGTGGAGGCCCTTGAAGCCCACGGCACGGAAGAACAGCAACGGATCTATATGGAAAAACTGGTGTCTGGCGAATGGACCGGCACCATGAACCTGACCGAACCGCAGGCCGGATCGGATGTGGGGGCGCTGCGGACCAGGGCGGAACCGATGCCGGATGGCACCTACCGGATCAACGGCCAGAAGATTTTCATCAGCTGGGGTGAACATGATATGGCGGAAAATATCATTCACCTGGTGCTGGCGCGCCTGCCGGGAGCACCGGACGGTACCAAGGGCATCAGCCTGTTTATCGTGCCGAAATATCTGATTAACGAGGATGGCAGCCTCGGTGAAAAAAATGACCTCAGGGCGGTATCGCTGGAACATAAGATGGGAATACACGCCAGCCCGACCTGTGTCATGTCTTACGGAGACAACGGAAACTGTGTGGGTTATCTGATTGGTGGCGAAAACCAGGGCATGAGATCCATGTTCACCATGATGAATAATGCCCGGCTTAATGTGGGCATACTCGGCCTGTGTGCCTCGGAACGGGGCTGGCAGATGGCGCTGGACTATGCCAGAGAGCGTCGCCAGGGCAGGGCGATCGGCGCTACCGGCGAGGGCAAAAGTCCTATCATCGAACATGCGGATGTGCGCCGCATGCTGATGACAATCAAATCAACCAACGAAGCAGTGCGGGCGATCATTTATCTCAATGCGCTGTCACTGGATTTCAGCCGCCATCATCCTGACGGTGAAGTGCGGCGCAAATATCAGGGCCTTGCTGATCTGCTGACGCCCATCAGCAAGGCTTACGGGACGGATACCGGGGTGGAAAATGCCTCCCTTGCTGTTCAGGTCTTTGGCGGTATGGGCTATATCGAGGAAACCGGGGTTGCCCAGGTGCTGCGGGATGCCCGTATTCACCCCATTTACGAGGGCACCAACGGGATCCAGGCTATGGATCTGGTCGGGCGCAAGCTGTCCATGGACGGCGGGGAACACTGGCAGACTTTCCTGGGTATGATTGACGATTTCCTCTCGGCCATGCCGGAAATTGGTGAACTTGCCCGGTTTAAAGAGAATCTGGTGGTGCTGACATCCCATTGCCGGGAGACGGCGGAGTGGCTGTTTGCCCGGCAGCAGCAGAATATGCGTGATGTGGCCGCTGGTTCTGTGCCGTTCCTGCGACTGATGAGTATAGTGACAGGCGGTTATCTGATGGCCAGGGCGGCAGTCGCGGCGCAGACCAGGCTCGAGGCAGGCAACGGAAACGGTGAGGAAGATTTCCTGAGAGCAAAGATTGCCACCGCCCGCTTTTATGGCGAGCAGGTCGTGCCGACCGCTGTTGGTCTCAAGGACATAATTATGAGCGGGGACAGCCTGTTTTATGCTATAGAAGAAGATCATATGGCGCTGTAGCTTTACCCGGGCTGGGGATATATCATCAAATACCAATAAACAATAAAACGGGAGTATCATGGTGGGAGATTTAAAAGGTAAGACGATATTTATCACCGGCGGCAGTCGCGGGATCGGACTGGCAATCGCCAAAAGAGCCGCTGCCGACGGGGCAAATATAACCATTGCGGCCAAATCGACGGAGCCTCATCCAAAGCTCGAGGGAACAATTTATACAGCGGCCGAGGAAATCGAGACTGCCGGCGGCAAGGCGCTGCCGCTTGCCGTGGATATCCGGGACGAGGAACTGGTCGCTGGCGCAGTCGCCAAAACGGTGGAGACCTTTGGCGGTATCGATATCCTGATCAACAACGCCAGTGCCATTTCCCTGACGCCGACCCTGCAGACCGATATGAAACGGTATGATCTGATGCATCAGATCAATACACGCGGCACCTTCATGGTGTCCAAGGCCTGTATACCCCATCTGAGAAAAGCGGAAAATCCCCATGTGCTGAACCTGTCGCCGCCATTGAATATGGAAGCGAAATG belongs to Emcibacter sp. and includes:
- the yaaA gene encoding peroxide stress protein YaaA, translating into MLVIVSPAKKLDYETDINVKDWTEPEYLEDSQELIKTARKLTRSDIGGLMKISDQLADLNYRRFHDFSVPFNPANARPAIYAFKGDTYVGLDAETLSKEDLKFAQDHLRILSGLYGLLRPLDLMQAYRLEMGSRLQNPRGRNLYEFWGNTLSEGINEALAGDKEPVLVNCASQEYFKAVKPKALKTRVITPVFKQVKEGHARSLGMMAKRARGMMARYVIQNRIKDPEELKKFDMDGYKFQPTLSDHQTFEFHKITG
- a CDS encoding sulfite exporter TauE/SafE family protein gives rise to the protein MVDNLWFFALAVPLVLLTGISKGGFANGLGSITVPMMAVLIDPRQAAAIMLPILCIMDILALWQYRKVWDPTSLKIMIPGALIGIGIGTLTFHMMSVDMLRLIVGVMALYFVLNFWYGKFRKIEIGAKDHNAAKGSFFGMLAGFTSFVAHAGGPPVALYLLPLRMDKTLLVGTSVVFFTVVNYTKLIPYAWLGQLSLGNLTTSLILLPLAPLGIWLGAWLHHHASDKLFYIFFYGVLFVVGLKLTVEGLTALL
- a CDS encoding DUF1134 domain-containing protein, with amino-acid sequence MSKILNLFLIVSALLLAGCAGSGQGDEPVDGSQYRQNQDGTNYANTYDEKSVMNAASDFLGGGSEALAKLIEKAFKDNGRPNAYIIGTEGSGALIVGLRYGDGTLSHKIEGDSRLYWKGPSIGIDVGGNASRVFALVYNLHDVNEIYQRFPAVEGSFYYIGGLGMNYQQRGDIIIAPIRVGVGLRAGANLGYMHMTPERDWIPF
- a CDS encoding DUF2842 domain-containing protein, whose product is MYPSFKKFSGILIILIGLTLYALLVSRLIEAFFADHIVLQLICYLVAGIVWIFPAYWVLKKTST
- a CDS encoding NUDIX hydrolase, with protein sequence MKRDYPDRPIVAVGVVVFKGENVLLIRRSKPPKLNQWSIPGGAQDVGEPLEETAAREVLEETGIRFTDLKLVDALDFIDRDDNNSIRHHYTLIDYTARYENGEIRAGDDAKEARWVPLADLPDYGLWDDTIRIIRMACEKQKVSG
- a CDS encoding SOS response-associated peptidase, encoding MCGRYSLASDAYKKFLEFMGLSDNSRVPSRFNVAPLQPIPVIRLSGSDRDQAIRPESPLPAKEVALMRWGLVPNWAKELQKGKPLINARSETIADKPSFRSPFRRRRCLIPADGFYEWKKSGASPVPYHICLPDHAPFAFAGIWEIWMGPHGEDWLETVSIVTKPATGKIRDIHNRMPVMPHPDDYDLWLRPADPPDRHIFDKLSTALEDRFGYYRVSPYVNSARHDGPVCREPATDPEEDGRGQFGLF
- a CDS encoding alpha/beta hydrolase, which produces MSEKNFREDRYTLRDGLKLYHRVYENGGSRKTPLLCIHGITRNSKDFHDFASIMQKDRPVISMDVRGRGKSDYDPEYHNYQIPVYVADMFELMDHMTIPRVVVVGTSMGGLIGMAMAAVQPDRVKAIVLNDVGPVIEQTGIDRIWAYVGKTAAVRSWGQAANILKTMNSANFADYTQEDWLKFADNTFRQQEDGTLIADYDPHVGTAVRESQEAAVPVDMWPLFQSLAEIPILCLRGKLSDILSAETLKKMAELHPKFTGVTIAHRGHTPDLREEQSVAAINAFLEQIDG
- a CDS encoding FAD-binding oxidoreductase; this encodes MTKPSNKHLEELKKIAGPGGWSDDPDILAPHLVEWRDLYKGETPLLLLPDSTDKVAALVRYCHDNCLTLVPQGGNTGLVGGGIPDESGNEILISLKRLNRVRLRDPLNQTITVESGIILADLQIIAEEMDLYFPLSLASEGTCQIGGNISSNAGGVGVLKYGNTRDLVLGLEVVLPDGQIWDGLTGLRKDNTGYDLKQFFIGSEGTLGIVTAATLKLYPRPLNRQTALLAIPSPQAAIELLTLARKMSGDLITAFEIIPRIGLDFLIRHMDATDPLEAAHDWYILMECSSSLDRQHLDLENLFQQIMETAMEHELVVDGVIAQSEQQRDSLWSLRENLSEVQKFEGGSIKHDIAVPVSKIPEFLDRATAAVDRTIPGIRPVPFGHIGDGNIHFNLTQPEGADKAAYLARWEEINKVVHDIVDDLDGSISAEHGIGRLKVEELTRYKSPVALDLMRNLKKTMDPINILNPGRIVK
- a CDS encoding L-threonylcarbamoyladenylate synthase; translation: MEYSNIYTASSVNFTLAAKYLRQGKLVSFPTETVYGLGADACNGTAVAAIFETKERPKFNPLIVHFPDLESAEDYVTLDITSRRLAEKFWPGPFTLVLPRKEYCPLSPLVSAGLDTVAVRVPRHRMAHELLTTFGGPVAAPSANKSGRISPTTAEHVAREFTAEEVPLILDGGPCEEGLESTIVQVSGQEVLLLRPGTITPKEIELVAGLPVRLVKNADNPVAPGQLKSHYAPNARLRLNATHAEPGEALLAFGRAVPKDSVIVRNLSPSGNLQEAAAKLFSLLRELDGMGVAEIAVMPIPLQGLGLAINDRLERAAAPRPDGESE
- a CDS encoding acyl-CoA dehydrogenase C-terminal domain-containing protein, with protein sequence MAEYVAPTREIRFVLDHVVDLAELVKLEPFQEITDDLVQAVLEEGGKFAAEKLSPLYAVGDRQGSVLDGDSVKTPDGFREAYQAYVENGWNGICSPVDYGGQGMPQVIGTAVQEMMAGANQAFTLCPILGQGAVEALEAHGTEEQQRIYMEKLVSGEWTGTMNLTEPQAGSDVGALRTRAEPMPDGTYRINGQKIFISWGEHDMAENIIHLVLARLPGAPDGTKGISLFIVPKYLINEDGSLGEKNDLRAVSLEHKMGIHASPTCVMSYGDNGNCVGYLIGGENQGMRSMFTMMNNARLNVGILGLCASERGWQMALDYARERRQGRAIGATGEGKSPIIEHADVRRMLMTIKSTNEAVRAIIYLNALSLDFSRHHPDGEVRRKYQGLADLLTPISKAYGTDTGVENASLAVQVFGGMGYIEETGVAQVLRDARIHPIYEGTNGIQAMDLVGRKLSMDGGEHWQTFLGMIDDFLSAMPEIGELARFKENLVVLTSHCRETAEWLFARQQQNMRDVAAGSVPFLRLMSIVTGGYLMARAAVAAQTRLEAGNGNGEEDFLRAKIATARFYGEQVVPTAVGLKDIIMSGDSLFYAIEEDHMAL
- a CDS encoding SDR family oxidoreductase; this translates as MGDLKGKTIFITGGSRGIGLAIAKRAAADGANITIAAKSTEPHPKLEGTIYTAAEEIETAGGKALPLAVDIRDEELVAGAVAKTVETFGGIDILINNASAISLTPTLQTDMKRYDLMHQINTRGTFMVSKACIPHLRKAENPHVLNLSPPLNMEAKWFSGHVAYTMAKFGMSMCVLGMAEEFKRDGIAFNALWPRTAIATAAVKNLLGGEAAVRGSRQPEIMADAAHIILTRNSREFTGNFCIDDETLASEGITDLTPYAVDPTATLLPDFFVDPVAG